The sequence CGGCAGGGTGAGGAAGACGACGGAGTCGCCCTCCGACCGCAGGTCGATCTCGGGCCGCGCGTCCAGGCCGATCTCGTTCAGGAATGCGATTCGCTCCGGCGAGACGTCGATGAACGTGACCCGGTGCCCGGCGTCGAGCAGCCCCCTCCCGGTGGCTGTTCCAACGACTCCGGATCCGACGACAAAGATTCGCATCTTCTTCAGCTCCTTGGGGCGCGCCCAGGGCATGGTCGACCCGGGCGGCGTCGAGCGGGCGCGGACGATGACGTCCGGGAATCCGCGCGGAGGGTGACGGAGGGCCGTCCCGGTCCACGCGGCACTGTCGTGGAGTCCGCGTCCCGGTCGGGCCGCGCGGACTCACGGTCCTCGGGCTTTGGGCTTTGGGCTTTGGGCCCGGTGATTCTCTAAACGATTAGGCGGTGCCGCCGCGGCAGGTCCCCACCGGCCCGCGGCCCGGCGTCCGCCGTCGCCGTCGACGATGTGACCGGCGGCCGTATGACCGGCGGCCGTGTGACCAACGGCGGTATGACCGGTGGCGGTGCGATCGATGGCGTGCGCCCCCCGGGCACGCTCGCGGACATGGGCGCAATGCCGTCCGCATGCTGTGTTGCCATCACTGCCGTTTCCCCCAGTGGTTCGCGGCCGGACCCCGGAACCGACCCCCCAGACATGTTTACCGATCGATGATTACCCCAGAACAGAGCATCCCCAAATACCCCGTCCAAGTGCGGAAGAGTAGTCGATCGGCACGTGGTTCGTCGCAGAAGGCCGACACCGGGCGTGTTACGCGAGACGACCGTGAAGCGAATTCCGGCATAGAATTGCGCGACAGCGACCCGACCGGAACCGCGGTTAATCCTCTTCCTGGCGGTCCGGGAGCTTATCTTCCCCCGCCGGGGATCGGGCGGCGCCGCCCGATGACACGGGACGGCGCCGCCGGGTCGTCAGAGGTACAGGCCGGTGTGGCCCTCCCGCTCCGGGGTGGTCGCGGGCATCCGTCCGTCACGGAGGGCGAACAGCTCGGCCAGGGTCGCGGACGTCCCGACGCCCGCGTCCGCCGGCGTCCCGAGCCAGGCGAGCGCCTCCCCACGCGGGAGCGGCCCGACCTCGACCTGGGCCAGGCAGCGGCCCGGCCGCACGATCGCGGGATGCAGGCGGGCCAGCGGTTCGTTGGTGGTGACCGCGACCAGGACGTCCCGGCCCTGCCCGACCAGGCCGTCGGTGAGGTTGAGCAGTCTGGACAGCGCCTGGCCGGAGACGCTGCGGGCGTCGCCGCGCAGCAGCTCGTCGCAGTCCTCGATCACCAGCAGCCGCCAGCGGCGGCGGGGCGAGTCGTCCGTGCGCGCGGTGTCCCCGGCGTCCACCGAGCCACCACTCTCCGCGTCGGTTCCGGCGGCTCCGTCGGCCGCGGCCGTTCCGGCGGCACCGGCGGAGTCCGGCACCGTGTCGCCGAGCGCCAGGCTGGTCCCCTCGGCCGGTCCGTCGTCGTCCGCGTCGTCCGACCCGATCGCCACCTCCATGAGGTAGCCGGGATCGCCGAAGAGCGCCTCCGGGTCGAGCACGCAGTCGACCTGGCACCAGCTCCGCCACTCGTGCGCGAGCGCGCGCAGGATCGTCGTCTTGCCGGTTCCCGCCGGCCCGTGCAGGAGGATCAGCCGGCCGACCAGGTTCTCCGGGCGCATGGTCATCAGATGGTCCAGCGGCGTCAGCGTGGTCTCCGCGTAGTTTCGCCGGATCGACCGCCAGGCCGTCGTCGCGGCCCGGCGGATGATCCTCGTCGGCCCACGCTGGGTGGAGAGATACCAGAAGCCCATGGTCACGGTGCCCTCGCCGACGGACTCCGCCGTCGCCTGGCGCACCACCCCGTCGAGAACCGTCCGGGCGAGCTCCTCGCTGACCGCCGTCACCAGGACCTCGGCGCTGCCGCCGCGCCAGCGCACGGCGCGCATGGTCCAGCCGTCACCGGTCGCCAGCCGCGAGTCACGGGCGTCCTCGACCACGGTCCGCACGACCTCGGCGTCGACCGGCAGCAGGCTCGCGCCGGGCTTGAGCCGGTCGATGCGGGCGCTGCGCGCCCAGGGCTGGTCTCCCTTGGTGAACGGGCCGAGCGCGAGCGCGTCGACGACGTCGTAGGGGGTGTCCGAATCGTCGAGAGCGACGACGAAGGGCAGCTCCGCCGGGAGCCGGCCGGAGCGCTCACCCCTCACACGATCGCCGTTGGACGAGGAACCCTGCCGCGGAATGGACACGAGACAGATACTCGGTGACGACTGCTCCTGACACCACCTGGTTCCTCCATTCCGTCGCGGAAGGTGGTGGGAGACGCCCGGCACGCCGCATCCTGGCGGCCTTGCGGGGGCCCGGTCTCACCCTGTGTGGCCGGGGCCCCACCGGTCATGCCCGGACGACCTCCCGCCGCATACGCCTGGCCCGCTCCCGCGGCAGGAGGTCGGTGGCGGACCGTCAGTGCCCGTACTGGTACCACGCAGGAGCCATCAGGGTGGCTCCCGCGTGGCCGCCGGGTGCCGGGCCCGACACCCGGGCCGGGCTGGCTCAGGGCCCGGATCCGGCCACCTCGAGCACGGCTCGCAGGAGCTCGATGAGACGGTCCCAGCCGACGAGGAGGGCGGCGCTGTTCTCACCGGTGACGGGATCCGACGCGAGCAGGTGCAGGGTCTTCACCACGGCGTAGAGGTACTGCGGGCGCGGGCGCCAGACGGTGAGCTGCGGGTAGGTCTCGTCCAGCGTCTGGTGCAGGACGCGGCGCAGCGGCGTGTCGGGGCGCCGCCGCGCCGGGTCGGTACGGTGCAGGATGGTCACCACCGCGTCGATCTCGTCCACGTCCGGCAGCCATGTTCCGGCTCGCAGCGCGCTCTCGGCCTCGGTGAGGGCCTCGTCCACGGCTGCCACCGGATCGCCGCCGCCGTCGGGCACGGGCGGCGGCGCCCAGTCGTCGTCGTCATCGGTCACTGCACTACCGTCTCTCAACGAAGCCACGATGGGACACGGGGTGATCGGATGCACAACCCGCGGCCAGCGGACTCCAGGCCGCTGATCAGTCTGCCGCCGTCCCTCCGGCCGCCCCCGGAGACGGTGCCGGCACCGGAGGCGGTCGCGGCACTGGAGCCGGTGCCGGCGCCCCGCGTCGCTCTCCCCCGCCCCTTCCTGCTCGGCGTGGACGGCGGCGGTACCAAGACCACCGCCGCCGTCCTCGACCTGCGGCGGTCGACGCTGACCACCGCCACCGCGGGCCCGAGCAATCTCGACGTCGTCGGCCTCGACGGCGCCGCCGCCGCGATCATGGAGGCCGTCCGCGGGGCACTCGGCCGGGCGGGTGCCACGGCCCACGAGGTGGCCGCCGCGGTACTCGCGGTGGCCAGCGCCGACACCGACGAGAACCAGGAGGCCCTGCGCGACCGGCTCACCGAGCTCCGGCCGGTCGGGCGCCCGCTGGTCCTCAACGACGTCGTCGCGGCCTGGGCCGCCGGCACGCTGGGCCGTCCCGGTGTCGCCGTCATCAGCGGGACGGGCAGCAACGCCCTGGGCGTCGCCGCCGACGGGCGTACCTGGCGGTGCGGCGGCTGGGGGCACCTGCTGGGCGACGAGGGCTCGGGCTACTGGATCGGCCTGCACGGGATGCGCGCCGCCGTGGAGTTCCGTGACGGGCGCGCCCCCTGGTCCGCGCTCGTGCCCCGCCTGCTGGCCTTCTACCGCCTCGACCTGGTCGAGAGCGTCGACGATCTCGTCTACGGCAGCCTCGACAAGGCGGGGATCGCCGCGTTCGCCGTCGAGGTCGCCGCCGCCGCGGCCGCCGGTGACGCCGTCGCCCACCGGATCCTGACGGAGGCCGGCCGGCTGCTCGCCGACCAGGTGCGCACCGTGATCGACCGGCTCGGCCTGGTGGGCGAGTTCCCCGTCGCGCTCGTGGGCGGCACGTTCAACTCCGGGCCGCCGTTCCTGGAGGCGTTCACCGCCCTTGTCACCGCCACCAGCCCACACGCGCGCCTCGTCCGGCCGCGGATGTCCCCGGCCGTCGGGGCCGTCCTGCTGGCGGCGCGGCAGGCTGGCGCCGAACGGCTGGTCGACTGGGCCGGCCTGGGCGCGCTCAGGGCCTGATCAGGGCGTCGGCGTCGCCGAAGGCCTGGTCAGGGCGCGGACGTCGCGGTCGGACCAGGGGCCGGGGCGAACGGGTCACCGGACACCGACGGGACCCGCGCGAACGGCGGCGCGGAGGCCGGCGAGGTGCCGACCGCCGACGGGTCGGTGGAACCGAACGGATCGGCGGTGCCGGACGGGTCCGCCGTCGTGGTCGGGGTGGCGGTGACCTCCGGGGAGGGCGAGGCGGTCGGCGTCGGCGAGGTCTCCGGCGCCGGGGCGGTGCTCGCCCGCGCCCGCGGGGTCGGCGTGGCGCTCGCCTGCTCGTCACGCCGGTCGGCCTTGGCCTGCTCGACCGCCGCCGTGTACGAACGCGAGGCCGGCAGCGACTCGGGCCGCACCATGATGTACAGCGCGAACACGGCGGCGAGCGCGAACCCGAGCAGCAACGTCGAGCGCTGCGCCGGAATCCGGTCGAGGAACCTCATGAGGACGTCGGTGGGGCCGTGTCGAGGTCGGCCGGCACGTGGATCCCGGCGCGCAGCAGCGCCATTGTGATCTTGGCACGCAACGCCCGGCCGACCTCGAACTGCTTGCCCGGCAGGGTCCGGGCGACGACCCGGATCTTGAACTGGTCGAGGTCGATGCTCTCCACCCCCATCACGGTCGGTGCGTCCAGCAGCAGGTCGTGCAGCGCGTCGTCGGCGTACGCCTCGGCACCCACCCGGGTGAGTACTTCACTGACCGTCGTCACGTCAACGCTCGTGGGTATCGGGACGTCCACCACGGCCCGGGCCCAGCCCCGGGACAGGTTCACCACCTGGACGATCTGCCCGTTCGGCGTGATCACCACCTCGCCGTTGGACGTCCGCACACTGGTGATGCGCAGCGTGACCTCCTCCACCGTCCCGGTGATCGCGCTCGGCGCCCCCTGGACGATCAGGCGGACGAGGTCCCCGAAGCCGTACTGCCGCTCGGTGACCAGGAAGAACCCGGCGAGCACGTCCTGGACGACGCGCTGCGCGCCGAAGCCGAGCGCCACGCCGACCACAGTCGCCGGGGCGACGATGCCGGTCACCGGCACCCCGAGGCGCTGGAGCACCAGCACGACCGCCACGCAGTAGACCAGGGCCAGTGACACCCAGGTCAGCACCTGGACGACCGCGTGCCGGTGTTTCGTCGCCTCGGAGCGGACCACCCCGTCGGTCTGGCTCGACCGCTGGTCGATGCGCCGCTCGACGCGGTCGCCCACCCAGGTCGCGAACCGGGTCAACAGGACGGCCGCGATCACGATCATGACGATCTCGAGCCCGCGGCCCCGGGCCCACTCGGAGATGTCCGTCAGCGGAGCGGCCGCCGTGATCATGGCGTCAGTGTGGTCAGGACGGCTCGATCCTGCCCGCATCGCGTTCTCGCGAGCCACCCGCGGCCAGCGGTCCCGCGCAGACAGGTCCGGTATGCCCTCACCCATCCGAACCTACCCGCGCCCCCGGCCCCGACCACCCGCGCCCCACAAGCCGCAAAAAAATCTCCACCTACGCCCACGCCCGACCGGAGGGCCCCGCGGCCGGCGCCATCGGCTTGACCTGCGGTTGATGGGCAGTTGAAGTCATCCGTGTACTGCGCCGTTCATCTTCTATTCGCGTGTGGATTAACGCGGGTCCCTAACGTCCCTGAGGCACCGACCGCGCGACCCGGCCCGGTCGGACCTGACTGGGGGGCTCGTGCTCATCCGCCGTTTCTGGCCACCTCTCGCCGCCGCCGCCGGCCTGGCGGTGATGGCCCTGCTGGCATCACCGGCGTCCGCCGTGGTGGTGCCCAACCCGGTCACGCTGTCCGCGCCGGGGGCCGTCCTCTCCCTGACGCCGACCGGCAGCTACGACACCGGGATCTTCGACGAGAGCGCAGCGGAGATCGTCGAGTTCTACGCGAAGGGCAAGCGCCTGCTGAAGGTGAACGCCGCCGCCGGCGAGGTCGAGGTGCTCAGCATCGCCGACCCGGCCAGGCCGACCCGGCTGTTCGCGCTCCAGACGACGGGCGTCACCGCCGCGGACGGGTCGGTCATCCCGGCCGGCGCGGTCGCGAACTCGGTGGCCGTGCGCGAGGACGACGGCCTCGGCGTCGTGGCGGTCGAGTCCGACCGGAAGACCGACGCCGGCTGGCTGGTGTTCTTCGACGCGGCGGGCACGGGCGCCGCTCTGGGCGCGGTACGGGTCGGCGCGCTGCCGGACATGGTGACGATCACCCCGGACGGTGACCGCGCGGTCGTGGCCAACGAGGGCGAGCCGGCCGAGGACTACTCGGTCGACCCGGAGGGCTCGATCTCGATCATCGAGCTGCCCCGGCACGTCGAGACCGTCGGGCAGTCGGCGGTTCGGACCGCCGGGTTCCACGCGTTCGAGGGCGCGGGGCTGCCCGCCGGTATCCGTGTCTTCGGTGGCCGCGCCGACGCCGGGACCGGTACGCCGGCCTTCCCGGTGAGTGAGGTCCTGGAGCCGGAGTACATCGCCGTCGACGAGCACTCCGACACCGCCTACGTGACCCTGCAGGAGGCCAACGGCATGGCCGTGGTCGACCTGAGGTCGGCCAAGGTCGAGAAGATCTGGCCGTTCGGCACCGTCGACCACAACGTCGTGCCGTTCGACGCCAGCGACCGCGACGGCGCCGTCAACATCCGTACCTGGCCCGTGCAGGCCTACCGCCTGCCGGACACGGTCGCCACCTTCAAGGTGAAGAGCACGACCTACCTGATCACCGCCGACGAGGGCGACACCCGGGACTGGGACGGCTACTCGGAGGTCGTCCGGGTCAAGGACCTCGGCTCGGGGGGTCTCAAGCCGATCTGCCCGTCGGTCGCCGAGGCCGCCGGCATGACGGTCGCGGACCTGCGCAAGGACGCGAACCTCGGCCGGTTGAACATCACGAAGGCGCAGGGCCTGTCGGCCGACGGCAGCTGCTACTCGACGCTCTACGCATACGGCGGCCGTGGCTTCTCCATCTGGACCACCGACGGCAAGCTGGTGAGCAGCAGCGCCGCCCAGTTCGAGCAGCTCACCGCGCAGGCGCTGCCGACGTTCTTCAACTCCAACCACACCGAGGTCGCCTTCGACGGCCGCAGCGACGACAAGGGTCCGGAGCCCGAGGGTGTCACGGTCGGTGAGATCGAGCGCCGTCTGTACGCCTTCGTCGGCCTCGAGCGCGTCAGCGGGATCTTCGTCTACGACGTCACCGACCCCCGGTCGCCGGCGTTCGTGACCTACGTCAACAACCGCGACTTCGCCGGCAACACCGGTGACCTGGGTCCCGAGGGCCTGGCCTTCCTCTCCGACAGCGACTCGCCGACCCGCAGGCCGCTGCTCGCGGTCGGCAACGAGGTCTCCGGCTCGACCACGGTGTACACCGTCGACGTCCCCCGCCGCTGACCCGACCGCCCACGACGGGCCCGCCTTCCGGTAGGCAACAGACCGGAAGGTGGGCCCGTTCGCGTATCGGCACGGCCGGCGTGGCCGGCGCGAGCCTCCGGTCGGGCCCGCGGTCGGGCCCGCGGTCGGGCCCGCGGTCGGGTCACCCGGGTGGGGCGCCGGGCCGGGGTCGATGGTCGAACGCGGCCAGCATCTGTTCCATCGCCAGGTCGACGCCCGCGCGGTCACCGGTGGCGAGCAGGTCCAGGAGCAGGCCGCGGGTGGTCGCGAGCGCGAGGCGGGCCCGCGTTCGCGCCTGCGCCGGCGGCAGGCCGTCTCGCACCAGGAACTCGGTCATCGGGCCGAGCCAGTCCTCCACGACTCCGTCCAGCAGCGGCCGGGCGTAGGCACGGCCCTGCAGCGCCTGGCCGTAGATCTCGAAGAACAGGCGCTCGAACGGCGCCAGTTCCGGCTGGCTCAGCCGCCGCCACATCTGACGCCCGAGCTCGACCGCGGAAGCCGCCGGTTCGCGCCGCATCTCGGCGAACGCGGCCCGCTGCTGCTCCTCCATCGCCCGGACCACCTCGACGAGGAGGCCGTCCCGGGAACCGAAATGGTAAATGATCATGCGATGGCTGGTGCCGAGGGCGGTCGCCAGCTGGCGCAGGCTCAGGTCGCCGATCCCGTGCTTCGCCAGGTGGGCGATGACGTCCGCCAGCAGGGCCTCTCGCGCGCGGCGCCCCGCGTCGGTCCGCGGACTGTCCGGCAGCTGACCTTGCGACGCCATGTACCAGATGGTACATATACCACCTGGAAGATGTACCACCTGGTACACACCCCGGCGCCATCGGCGCCGGTCGAGCAGCCGATCGCCCCACGGGAGGCACCCGATGTACTACGAGACCTCGGTGACCATCGACGCCACGGCCGACGAGGTCTGGGCCGTGCTGCGGGACGTCGAACGCTGGCCCACCTGGACTCCGACGATGACCACCGTGGACACGGCCGACGGCGAGCTGCGTGACGGCAGCCTCGTGCGGATCCGGCAGCCCCGACTGCCCGCGGCCGAGTGGACCGTGACCGACCTGGTGCCCGGCGCGGGCTTCTCCTGGATCTCCAGGGCCACCGGCATGACCACGGTCGCCGACCACCGAATCACGCCGGCCGCGGAACCCGGCAGGGTCACGGTGCGACTGAGCCTGCGACAGTCCGGGCCGTTGGCTCCGGTGGTGGCGCCGTTCATGGCGCGGCTGGTCCGCCGCTACGTCGACACCGAGGCCCAGGGGCTGCGACAGCACTGCGAGCAGCGGTCCCGCGCCGGCCGAAGCGACAGCTGAAACCCGGAGCCTCCCTCGCCCGGCCACCGGAATGCGACCGGCGGGGCGGATTGGGTCACGTACCCGGCCGGCCCGCCTCGAGCTGATCCCGCAAAACACCGGCTCGAACCGACCACATTCCGGATCATCCGCACCGGAAATCGTTCCCGGTGATTCCCCGGACGGCTCTCCCCGGGATCGGCCACAGCAGCGACGGGCCGGGGAGCCGAGGTCGGCCCGCCGAACCTGGAAGGTAACGCGCCGAAGCAGCCAGCTGACCATTTCTTCTCAGCTTTCTCCGGCCCCGCTGTCGCGATATCGGATCGGCATCCGTTCCCACCGGCTCCGGGTACCGTCCGGAATCGGGCCGAAGACGAGCGGCCGTCAGCCGACCGCGCCCTCGCCGGGTCCGCCCAAAGTCGGCATACACACTCATCAACGCAGGTCAGGCCACTGATCGCGGTAACGGTCGGATCTTTGGGCCGCTGCACGACGCGGCCGCCGCCCCGCGCGGTCGGGTCCGGCGACGGGTCGTCACCGCGGGACGCGGACGCGCGGAACCGGCCGCCTTTCACGCCGACCGGCCCGGTCGGGCACCTACCCGAATTCGCCTGCCCGAATGGGCCAATGAAGCCGGATCCCGAGCCCGGCGGGCCGTTGACCGACCGTCTCCACGGGCCCGGACCACGCCAGGATCTGACCACGTTCAGCAGTCGGACTGACACACTGCGGCGTTCGATGTCAAGATGAACAAACAGTTCATTTCGGTCATTATGCTGCGGAGACGGAACATAAATGCCTGTGGCGCAGCGAATTCCGAAGATCGTCCATGGCGGCCGAGCGGATCATCCCGAGCACCCGACGGCCCACGCCCACCACCGATCCGGACACCCGGAACAAGGTCATCGGCGCAGTACGCGATTAATACAGAGGAGCACTCGGACTCTCCCACACGCCAGACCCTCCCGGGTTGCGGTGAACCTGGCGTTGGTAGTTTTCTGCGCAAGTCGAGACTGACCGGCAAACGCTGATCCACACCCTGCGCCGGACCGCCGTACTCCCGATAAGGGCGGTTCGACGGGCGCCGTCGGTGAGTGTCATGGCGACTCGTCACAGTCAAGGGAGAAGGATTAATGCGTATCACCAGAATGCGGGCCGTGACGGCCGGCGTTCTCGGCGCGGCCATGACGGCGGCGGCCGTACCGGCCTGGGCCGTTCCCACGCCGGCTGCGACCGCGAGCCCGTCCGCCGACATCACCGAGGGCATCCTCGGCTCGCCGGATCCCACCGCCTCCCCGGGAAGCGGGATAACCGTCAACCTCGATCCGAGCGCCTCGCCGAGCGCCACTCCCGGGGCCACCCCGAGCACGGGTCCGAGCCCGTCCCCGGGCACCGGTCCGGGCGTCATCATCAGCAGCCCTTCGGCCACGCCGACCGGTACCGGTGACGCGACGCTGGACCAGTTCCTGTCCCTGCTCCCGTTCCGGCTCCCCTTCGACCGGGAAATCGACGGCATCGACGACTTCGAGACCAACCCGCTGCGCCTCAGCTACACCTGCACCGGCGCGGGCACCACCTGGCGGGTGAGCAACCAGTCGGACGTCGCGTTCGGCTTCGGCTGGTTCGACACCAGCCAGGGCTCCGGGATCTCCACCCTCGGCCCGGGACAGTCGCTGGAACTGCCGTCCCGCGCCATGGCCGTGATCGCCTCGCCATGGAACGAGACGACCGGAAACCTCCTGGTGACCGTTCCGGCCGTCGGCGTCTCCACCTGCGCCGGAACACCGGCGCCCACGGTGAT comes from Parafrankia discariae and encodes:
- a CDS encoding DUF5925 domain-containing protein; amino-acid sequence: MRGERSGRLPAELPFVVALDDSDTPYDVVDALALGPFTKGDQPWARSARIDRLKPGASLLPVDAEVVRTVVEDARDSRLATGDGWTMRAVRWRGGSAEVLVTAVSEELARTVLDGVVRQATAESVGEGTVTMGFWYLSTQRGPTRIIRRAATTAWRSIRRNYAETTLTPLDHLMTMRPENLVGRLILLHGPAGTGKTTILRALAHEWRSWCQVDCVLDPEALFGDPGYLMEVAIGSDDADDDGPAEGTSLALGDTVPDSAGAAGTAAADGAAGTDAESGGSVDAGDTARTDDSPRRRWRLLVIEDCDELLRGDARSVSGQALSRLLNLTDGLVGQGRDVLVAVTTNEPLARLHPAIVRPGRCLAQVEVGPLPRGEALAWLGTPADAGVGTSATLAELFALRDGRMPATTPEREGHTGLYL
- a CDS encoding N-acetylglucosamine kinase, which encodes MPAPEAVAALEPVPAPRVALPRPFLLGVDGGGTKTTAAVLDLRRSTLTTATAGPSNLDVVGLDGAAAAIMEAVRGALGRAGATAHEVAAAVLAVASADTDENQEALRDRLTELRPVGRPLVLNDVVAAWAAGTLGRPGVAVISGTGSNALGVAADGRTWRCGGWGHLLGDEGSGYWIGLHGMRAAVEFRDGRAPWSALVPRLLAFYRLDLVESVDDLVYGSLDKAGIAAFAVEVAAAAAAGDAVAHRILTEAGRLLADQVRTVIDRLGLVGEFPVALVGGTFNSGPPFLEAFTALVTATSPHARLVRPRMSPAVGAVLLAARQAGAERLVDWAGLGALRA
- a CDS encoding mechanosensitive ion channel family protein; this encodes MITAAAPLTDISEWARGRGLEIVMIVIAAVLLTRFATWVGDRVERRIDQRSSQTDGVVRSEATKHRHAVVQVLTWVSLALVYCVAVVLVLQRLGVPVTGIVAPATVVGVALGFGAQRVVQDVLAGFFLVTERQYGFGDLVRLIVQGAPSAITGTVEEVTLRITSVRTSNGEVVITPNGQIVQVVNLSRGWARAVVDVPIPTSVDVTTVSEVLTRVGAEAYADDALHDLLLDAPTVMGVESIDLDQFKIRVVARTLPGKQFEVGRALRAKITMALLRAGIHVPADLDTAPPTSS
- a CDS encoding choice-of-anchor I family protein; protein product: MLIRRFWPPLAAAAGLAVMALLASPASAVVVPNPVTLSAPGAVLSLTPTGSYDTGIFDESAAEIVEFYAKGKRLLKVNAAAGEVEVLSIADPARPTRLFALQTTGVTAADGSVIPAGAVANSVAVREDDGLGVVAVESDRKTDAGWLVFFDAAGTGAALGAVRVGALPDMVTITPDGDRAVVANEGEPAEDYSVDPEGSISIIELPRHVETVGQSAVRTAGFHAFEGAGLPAGIRVFGGRADAGTGTPAFPVSEVLEPEYIAVDEHSDTAYVTLQEANGMAVVDLRSAKVEKIWPFGTVDHNVVPFDASDRDGAVNIRTWPVQAYRLPDTVATFKVKSTTYLITADEGDTRDWDGYSEVVRVKDLGSGGLKPICPSVAEAAGMTVADLRKDANLGRLNITKAQGLSADGSCYSTLYAYGGRGFSIWTTDGKLVSSSAAQFEQLTAQALPTFFNSNHTEVAFDGRSDDKGPEPEGVTVGEIERRLYAFVGLERVSGIFVYDVTDPRSPAFVTYVNNRDFAGNTGDLGPEGLAFLSDSDSPTRRPLLAVGNEVSGSTTVYTVDVPRR
- a CDS encoding TetR/AcrR family transcriptional regulator, whose product is MASQGQLPDSPRTDAGRRAREALLADVIAHLAKHGIGDLSLRQLATALGTSHRMIIYHFGSRDGLLVEVVRAMEEQQRAAFAEMRREPAASAVELGRQMWRRLSQPELAPFERLFFEIYGQALQGRAYARPLLDGVVEDWLGPMTEFLVRDGLPPAQARTRARLALATTRGLLLDLLATGDRAGVDLAMEQMLAAFDHRPRPGAPPG
- a CDS encoding SRPBCC family protein, which codes for MYYETSVTIDATADEVWAVLRDVERWPTWTPTMTTVDTADGELRDGSLVRIRQPRLPAAEWTVTDLVPGAGFSWISRATGMTTVADHRITPAAEPGRVTVRLSLRQSGPLAPVVAPFMARLVRRYVDTEAQGLRQHCEQRSRAGRSDS